One stretch of Dyella jiangningensis DNA includes these proteins:
- the tyrS gene encoding tyrosine--tRNA ligase encodes MNELEQALATIARGADEIIKQEELVERLKLGRPLRIKAGFDPTAPDLHLGHTVLLNKMRQFQDLGHQVIFLIGDFTGMIGDPTGKNVTRKPLSREDVLANAETYAEQVYKVLDKERTELRFNSEWFGQMSAADMIKLAAQHTVARMLERDDFSKRFAGQQPIAIHEFLYPLVQGYDSVALNADLELGGTDQKFNLLVGRALQEHHGQPPQIVLTMPLLEGLDGVNKMSKSLGNYIGINEPAIDIVTKTLKIGDDLMWRWFELLSFETSLDDIARMKQEVASGALNPRDAKLKLARELATRFHDAAAAEQAIAGWHAVVRGEGDTSLLPLTEIAVPAEGLRLPALLTAAGLTPSNAEANRKLKERAVRIDAEVVEDAQRVFSPGFEGVLQIGKRNFARVLLTLA; translated from the coding sequence ATGAACGAGCTTGAGCAGGCGCTGGCCACGATCGCGCGCGGCGCCGACGAAATCATCAAGCAGGAGGAACTCGTCGAGCGACTCAAGCTGGGCCGTCCGCTGCGCATCAAGGCCGGTTTCGACCCGACGGCACCCGACCTGCACCTGGGCCACACGGTGCTGCTCAACAAGATGCGCCAGTTCCAGGATCTGGGGCATCAGGTGATTTTCCTGATCGGCGACTTCACCGGCATGATCGGCGACCCGACCGGCAAGAACGTCACGCGCAAGCCACTCAGCCGCGAAGACGTGCTCGCCAACGCCGAGACCTATGCGGAACAGGTCTACAAGGTGCTGGACAAGGAACGTACCGAGCTGCGCTTCAATTCCGAATGGTTCGGCCAGATGAGCGCCGCCGACATGATCAAGCTCGCCGCCCAGCACACGGTGGCACGCATGCTCGAGCGCGATGACTTCTCCAAGCGCTTCGCCGGCCAGCAGCCCATAGCCATCCACGAATTCCTCTATCCGCTGGTGCAGGGCTATGACTCGGTCGCGCTGAACGCCGACCTCGAGCTCGGCGGCACCGACCAGAAGTTCAACCTGCTGGTGGGCCGCGCCCTGCAGGAACACCACGGCCAGCCGCCGCAGATCGTGCTGACCATGCCCCTGCTCGAAGGCCTGGACGGCGTCAACAAGATGTCCAAGTCGCTGGGCAACTACATCGGCATCAACGAGCCCGCCATCGACATCGTCACCAAGACGCTGAAGATCGGCGATGACCTGATGTGGCGCTGGTTCGAGCTGCTCAGCTTCGAAACCTCGCTGGACGACATCGCGCGCATGAAGCAGGAAGTGGCCAGCGGCGCGCTCAACCCGCGCGACGCCAAGCTCAAGCTGGCGCGAGAACTGGCCACGCGCTTCCATGACGCCGCCGCCGCCGAGCAGGCCATCGCCGGCTGGCATGCCGTCGTCCGCGGCGAAGGCGACACCAGCCTGCTTCCACTGACCGAAATTGCCGTGCCTGCAGAAGGCCTGCGCTTGCCTGCACTACTGACGGCAGCAGGACTTACGCCGAGCAACGCGGAAGCGAATCGCAAGCTCAAGGAACGCGCCGTGCGCATCGATGCAGAAGTCGTCGAAGATGCGCAACGCGTGTTTTCCCCTGGTTTTGAAGGGGTTTTGCAGATCGGCAAGCGCAACTTCGCTCGTGTGTTGTTGACGCTTGCATGA
- a CDS encoding rhomboid family intramembrane serine protease: protein MFVHVETRRRHHVQWATALLVVVCVISFVGLALMPAPQRTSMWLEWGTVPANIFDAKQPILPQLHDPALLRLFTALFIHLAWLHLLGNLLFLVIFGIPAERALGSLRFLLLFIFGGIVANLVGALSLAGVRSPIIGCSGAVSAVLGTYIALFPRARLGLVVPLGLYLEFVRMPAFLLIGIWVLLQLLFSYAGPSYGAVVWWTHIAGFLFGVVFALFSRDDIARRLRG from the coding sequence GTGTTCGTCCATGTCGAAACCCGTCGTCGTCACCATGTGCAGTGGGCCACTGCACTGCTGGTGGTTGTCTGCGTGATCAGTTTCGTCGGACTGGCCCTGATGCCCGCGCCACAGCGCACATCCATGTGGCTGGAATGGGGTACGGTGCCGGCCAACATCTTCGACGCGAAGCAGCCCATTCTTCCGCAATTGCATGATCCGGCGCTGTTGCGCCTGTTCACGGCATTGTTCATCCACCTGGCGTGGCTGCATCTCCTGGGCAATTTGTTGTTCCTGGTGATCTTCGGCATCCCTGCCGAGCGAGCGCTGGGCTCGCTGCGCTTCCTGCTGCTCTTCATCTTCGGTGGCATCGTGGCCAACCTGGTCGGCGCGTTGTCGTTGGCGGGTGTGCGATCGCCGATCATCGGATGCAGTGGGGCTGTGTCCGCGGTATTGGGTACGTATATCGCGCTTTTTCCTCGTGCCCGGCTGGGTCTCGTGGTGCCGCTGGGGTTGTATCTGGAATTCGTGCGCATGCCGGCGTTCCTCTTGATCGGCATCTGGGTGCTGCTGCAGTTGCTCTTCAGCTATGCCGGGCCGAGCTATGGCGCGGTGGTGTGGTGGACGCACATTGCCGGGTTCCTGTTTGGCGTGGTGTTCGCGTTGTTTTCGCGCGATGACATCGCCCGACGGCTGCGCGGCTAA
- a CDS encoding DUF1820 family protein, whose product MRNKKLYKVTFLHLGKCYELYARHVASSHLWGFTEVGELVFEPVGEGILVDPTEERLREEFKDTRVLHLPMQSVVRVEEVESKGALVIRDAADGQKITPFPMPPRGR is encoded by the coding sequence ATGCGCAACAAGAAACTCTACAAGGTCACCTTCCTCCACCTGGGCAAGTGCTACGAGCTCTATGCCCGACATGTGGCGTCCAGCCATCTGTGGGGCTTCACCGAAGTTGGTGAACTGGTGTTCGAGCCGGTAGGCGAAGGCATCCTTGTCGATCCGACGGAAGAGCGCCTCCGCGAAGAATTCAAGGACACGCGCGTGCTGCATCTGCCGATGCAGTCCGTCGTTCGCGTCGAGGAAGTGGAGAGCAAGGGCGCCCTGGTGATCCGCGACGCGGCTGATGGCCAGAAGATCACGCCGTTCCCGATGCCGCCGCGAGGACGCTGA
- a CDS encoding glutamine amidotransferase produces MKPVLIIRTGRAPAPIRARHGDFPHWFRLGAQLEPQRIRVIDVEAGESLPPPSEFAGALITGSAAMVTERAAWSERTAGWIREAMDVELPMFGVCYSHQLMAHALGGRVDYLPGGREIGTVTIQMLDAARNDPLTDTLPAEFRAHATHEQSVLELPKGATVLARSSRDPHHLVRYGARAMSAQFHPEFNADVMRAYIDRKHHDMRREGFDPHHTFRQVAPTPLARRLFRQFSRHHGLAAG; encoded by the coding sequence ATGAAGCCTGTCCTGATCATCCGCACCGGCCGCGCACCTGCTCCGATTCGCGCACGCCATGGTGATTTCCCGCACTGGTTCCGCCTGGGTGCCCAGCTCGAGCCTCAACGCATACGCGTCATCGATGTGGAAGCCGGCGAGAGCCTGCCACCCCCAAGTGAATTCGCGGGAGCACTGATTACCGGATCGGCGGCGATGGTGACCGAGCGCGCGGCATGGAGCGAACGCACGGCCGGCTGGATTCGCGAGGCCATGGATGTCGAGCTGCCCATGTTCGGCGTCTGCTACAGCCACCAGCTGATGGCGCACGCGCTGGGCGGCCGCGTCGACTACCTGCCGGGCGGCCGCGAGATCGGCACGGTAACGATCCAGATGCTCGATGCGGCAAGGAACGATCCGCTGACCGACACGCTGCCCGCGGAATTTCGTGCCCACGCCACGCACGAGCAGAGCGTGCTCGAGCTGCCCAAGGGCGCGACGGTGCTGGCCCGTTCGTCGCGCGATCCGCACCATCTCGTGCGCTACGGCGCCCGCGCGATGAGCGCGCAGTTCCATCCGGAATTCAATGCCGACGTGATGCGCGCCTATATCGACCGCAAGCATCACGACATGCGGCGCGAAGGCTTCGACCCTCACCATACGTTTCGCCAGGTCGCACCCACGCCCTTGGCGCGCCGCCTATTCCGCCAGTTCTCCCGGCACCACGGACTCGCCGCGGGCTGA
- a CDS encoding GspE/PulE family protein: MAASPQTVSLLGRRARLGLEELLAALVVDGYLLAEDAKQVRMGSRSGRATVELHPLVLVANARLANQRDPGRPLAMETLTEWLAGHAKLPYLKIDPMKINAAAVTQVVSRAYAERHRILPVAVAPGEVTFATCEPFDNAWAADLAHMLRRDVKRVVSNPIDINRYLLEFYGVQRSIQLAQDAKNTGYDSSAILNFEQLVELGKGGEVGADDRHVVHIVDWLLQYAFEQRASDIHLEPRRDAGQMRFRIDGVMHKVFELPPPVMTAVTARIKILSRMDVAEKRRPQDGRIKTRSGGGREVELRISTMPTAFGEKVVMRIFDPDIVAKDFAQLGFAVEEDAIWRSMVERPHGIVLVTGPTGSGKTTTLYSTLKHLATPELNVCTVEDPIEMVSPEFNQMQVQTAIDLDFAAGVRTLLRQDPDIIMVGEIRDLSTAQMAVQASLTGHLVLSTLHTNDAPSAVTRLLDLGVPHYLIQSTLTGVVAQRLVRTLCPHCKAETTQDPHEWTALTHGWTLPLPDRVYKPVGCLECRNTGFMGRTGIYEMMVLSSRLRGLISAQLDLGHFGHAALAEGMRPLRISAASQVARGLTTVQEVLTVIPPIEHGSA, encoded by the coding sequence ATGGCAGCTTCACCGCAAACCGTGTCCTTGCTGGGCCGTCGTGCCCGCCTCGGCCTCGAAGAACTGCTCGCCGCGCTCGTGGTGGACGGTTACCTCTTGGCCGAAGACGCCAAGCAGGTGCGCATGGGCTCGCGCAGCGGCCGCGCCACGGTGGAGTTGCATCCGCTGGTGCTGGTGGCCAACGCACGGCTGGCCAACCAGCGCGATCCCGGACGCCCGCTGGCCATGGAGACGCTGACCGAGTGGCTCGCAGGCCACGCGAAGTTGCCCTATCTCAAGATCGATCCGATGAAGATCAACGCGGCCGCGGTGACCCAGGTGGTCAGCCGCGCCTACGCGGAACGTCATCGCATCCTGCCCGTGGCCGTCGCGCCGGGTGAAGTCACCTTCGCCACGTGCGAACCCTTCGACAACGCCTGGGCCGCCGACCTCGCGCACATGCTGCGTCGGGACGTGAAGCGCGTGGTGTCCAATCCGATCGACATCAATCGCTACCTGCTCGAGTTCTACGGCGTCCAGCGCTCGATCCAGCTCGCCCAGGACGCCAAGAACACCGGCTACGACTCCTCCGCCATCCTCAACTTCGAGCAGCTGGTGGAGCTGGGCAAGGGCGGCGAAGTCGGCGCCGACGACCGCCACGTCGTCCACATCGTGGACTGGCTGCTGCAGTACGCGTTCGAGCAGCGCGCGTCGGACATCCACCTGGAGCCGCGACGCGACGCGGGCCAGATGCGTTTTCGCATCGATGGCGTGATGCACAAGGTATTCGAGTTGCCGCCGCCGGTGATGACCGCGGTGACGGCGCGCATCAAGATCCTTTCGCGCATGGACGTGGCCGAGAAGCGCCGCCCGCAGGACGGCCGCATCAAGACGCGCTCCGGCGGCGGACGAGAAGTGGAACTGCGCATCTCCACCATGCCGACCGCGTTCGGTGAAAAGGTGGTGATGCGTATCTTCGACCCGGATATCGTCGCGAAGGACTTCGCGCAGCTGGGCTTCGCCGTCGAGGAAGACGCCATCTGGCGTTCGATGGTGGAACGCCCGCACGGCATCGTACTGGTCACCGGTCCCACCGGTTCGGGCAAGACCACGACGCTGTATTCCACGCTGAAACATCTCGCCACGCCCGAGTTGAACGTGTGCACGGTGGAAGACCCGATCGAGATGGTCAGCCCCGAGTTCAACCAGATGCAGGTGCAGACGGCGATCGACCTGGATTTCGCAGCGGGCGTGCGCACGCTGCTGCGCCAGGATCCGGACATCATCATGGTCGGCGAAATCCGCGACCTGAGCACAGCGCAGATGGCCGTGCAGGCCTCGCTCACCGGCCACCTGGTGCTGTCCACGTTGCATACCAACGACGCGCCCAGCGCCGTCACGCGCCTGCTCGATCTCGGCGTGCCGCATTACCTGATCCAGTCCACGCTGACCGGCGTGGTTGCGCAGCGACTGGTGCGCACGCTGTGTCCGCACTGCAAGGCTGAGACAACGCAGGATCCGCACGAGTGGACCGCACTCACGCACGGCTGGACATTGCCGCTGCCCGACAGGGTATACAAGCCGGTCGGCTGCCTTGAATGCCGCAACACCGGTTTCATGGGACGCACCGGCATCTACGAGATGATGGTGTTGTCTTCGCGCCTGCGCGGCCTTATCTCGGCGCAACTCGACCTCGGCCACTTCGGTCATGCGGCGCTGGCCGAAGGCATGCGCCCGTTGCGCATCTCGGCCGCCTCGCAAGTCGCTCGCGGCTTGACCACCGTGCAGGAGGTGCTGACGGTGATACCGCCCATCGAGCACGGTTCAGCGTGA
- the glyQ gene encoding glycine--tRNA ligase subunit alpha codes for MSARTFQDVIQTLNRYWAAQGCVLLQPLDTEVGAGTFHPATFLRSLGPEPWSAAYVQPSRRPTDGRYGENPNRLQHYYQYQVVMKPNPDNILDLYIGSLKELGLDPLVHDLRFVEDNWESPTLGAWGLGWEVWLNGMEVTQFTYFQQAGGLECRPVTGEITYGLERLAMYLQNVDNVYDLVWTEGPHGTVTYGDVFHQNEVEQSTYNFEHANVPELLRWFDVCEGEANKLIAANLPLPAYEQVMKASHTFNLLDARRAISVTERQRYILRVRTLARAVAETYVAQREKLGFPGLKKNLKEQAA; via the coding sequence ATGTCCGCGCGCACCTTCCAGGATGTGATCCAGACCCTCAACCGCTACTGGGCGGCCCAGGGTTGTGTCTTGCTGCAGCCCCTCGATACCGAGGTCGGCGCCGGCACCTTCCACCCCGCGACGTTCCTGCGTTCGCTCGGTCCCGAGCCGTGGTCGGCCGCGTACGTGCAGCCTTCGCGCCGCCCCACCGACGGCCGCTACGGCGAAAACCCCAACCGCCTGCAGCATTACTACCAGTACCAGGTGGTGATGAAGCCCAACCCGGACAACATCCTGGACCTGTACATCGGTTCGCTGAAGGAGCTGGGCCTGGACCCGCTCGTGCACGACCTGCGCTTCGTTGAGGACAACTGGGAATCGCCGACGCTCGGCGCCTGGGGCCTCGGCTGGGAAGTGTGGTTGAACGGCATGGAGGTGACGCAGTTCACCTATTTCCAGCAGGCCGGTGGCCTCGAATGCCGTCCCGTGACCGGTGAGATCACCTACGGTCTCGAGCGCCTGGCGATGTACCTGCAGAACGTGGACAACGTCTACGACCTGGTGTGGACCGAAGGTCCGCACGGTACGGTGACCTATGGCGACGTGTTCCACCAGAACGAAGTGGAGCAGAGCACCTACAACTTCGAGCACGCCAATGTGCCGGAGCTGCTGCGCTGGTTCGATGTGTGCGAGGGCGAGGCCAACAAGCTGATCGCCGCGAACCTGCCGCTGCCGGCCTACGAGCAGGTAATGAAGGCCAGCCACACCTTCAACCTGCTGGATGCGCGTCGCGCCATCAGCGTGACCGAGCGCCAGCGCTACATCCTGCGCGTGCGCACGCTCGCTCGCGCAGTGGCGGAAACCTATGTGGCGCAGCGCGAAAAGCTCGGTTTCCCTGGCCTGAAGAAGAACCTCAAGGAGCAGGCCGCATGA
- the glyS gene encoding glycine--tRNA ligase subunit beta — MSAAKPLLIELGTEELPPKALDELASAFLRGVCDGLAKRGVEAALDSAKLFASPRRLAVHIPSVAVNQPEQSIERRGPAVNAALDANGQPSKALQGFAQSCGVSVEQLEKLETDKGSWFVFRAVKPGQPLAALLPEIVDEALKGLPIPKPMRWGDHDYTFVRPAHWLVMLHGADIIDGDVLGLKSGRKSRGHRFMHAHPVHVVDADSWADAMRAAKVLADPVERREKIRDEIARAAKETGGVPQLDDALLDEIANLTEWPVAIACQFDREFLAVPPEALVTTMETNQKFVPVFDADGRLTEHFIGVANIESKQPSEIRKGYERVIRPRFADAKFFWDEDLKTPLAGYQDQLKNVTYQQALGSLWDKSVRVAELARIIANRVDVDAGEATRAAALSKCDLLTRMVGEFPELQGVMGRYYAAHHGEAREVADALDGYYQPRFAGDAIAAGRVGRVLAVADRLDTLAGIFAVGLKPSGNKDPFALRRAALGLARTLVEGGLDLDLRATFVEALELLPEAALAAGLKPGKDGKAPALDAGKRRAALTDELVDFVFERLRGYYAEQGFTGEQFEAVLAVTPATLVDFDRRLRAVAEFGRRPEALSLAAANKRVANILRKQAEEAGASPVGSVVDPAHFEADAERTLAAALDSARADTSAPLETGDYAAVLTRLAQLQAPVDAFFDSVLVNAENPAVRANRLALLGQLKAQFGAIADIARL; from the coding sequence ATGAGCGCCGCCAAGCCGTTGTTGATCGAACTGGGCACCGAAGAGCTGCCGCCCAAGGCGCTGGATGAACTCGCTTCGGCGTTCCTGCGCGGCGTGTGCGATGGCCTCGCCAAGCGTGGCGTGGAGGCAGCACTGGATTCGGCGAAGCTGTTTGCATCGCCGCGCCGTTTGGCCGTCCATATCCCGTCGGTGGCCGTGAACCAGCCCGAGCAGAGCATCGAGCGTCGCGGTCCGGCGGTGAATGCCGCGCTCGATGCGAATGGCCAGCCGAGCAAGGCGCTGCAGGGTTTCGCGCAGTCGTGTGGCGTGAGCGTCGAGCAGCTGGAAAAGCTCGAAACGGACAAGGGCTCGTGGTTCGTGTTCCGCGCCGTGAAGCCGGGCCAGCCGCTGGCTGCGTTGCTTCCGGAAATCGTGGACGAAGCGCTCAAGGGCCTGCCCATTCCCAAGCCGATGCGTTGGGGCGATCACGACTATACGTTCGTGCGTCCGGCGCATTGGCTGGTCATGCTGCATGGCGCGGACATCATCGATGGCGACGTGCTCGGCCTGAAGAGCGGCCGCAAGTCGCGTGGCCATCGGTTCATGCATGCGCACCCGGTGCATGTGGTGGACGCCGACAGCTGGGCCGATGCGATGCGCGCGGCCAAGGTGTTGGCCGATCCTGTCGAGCGTCGCGAGAAGATCCGCGATGAAATCGCTCGCGCCGCGAAGGAAACCGGTGGCGTGCCGCAGCTCGATGATGCGTTGCTCGATGAGATCGCCAACCTCACCGAATGGCCCGTGGCGATCGCCTGCCAGTTCGATCGCGAGTTCCTCGCCGTGCCACCCGAAGCGCTGGTCACCACCATGGAGACCAACCAGAAATTCGTGCCGGTGTTCGACGCCGACGGCAGGCTCACCGAGCATTTCATCGGCGTGGCCAACATCGAGAGCAAGCAGCCGTCGGAGATCCGCAAGGGCTATGAGCGCGTGATCCGTCCGCGCTTCGCCGATGCGAAGTTCTTCTGGGACGAAGACCTGAAGACGCCGCTGGCCGGCTACCAGGACCAGCTGAAGAACGTAACCTACCAGCAGGCGCTGGGCAGCCTGTGGGACAAGAGCGTGCGGGTCGCCGAACTGGCCCGCATCATTGCCAACCGCGTCGACGTGGACGCGGGCGAGGCGACGCGCGCCGCGGCGTTGAGCAAGTGCGATCTGCTGACGCGCATGGTTGGCGAGTTCCCCGAACTGCAGGGCGTGATGGGCCGTTACTACGCGGCGCATCACGGCGAGGCCAGGGAAGTGGCCGATGCGCTGGACGGCTATTACCAGCCGCGTTTTGCCGGCGACGCGATCGCCGCGGGCCGCGTGGGCCGCGTGCTCGCGGTCGCCGATCGCCTCGATACGTTGGCCGGTATCTTCGCCGTCGGGCTCAAGCCCAGCGGCAACAAGGATCCGTTCGCCCTGCGTCGTGCGGCGCTGGGCCTGGCGCGCACCCTGGTGGAAGGCGGCCTGGACCTGGACCTGCGTGCGACCTTCGTTGAAGCGCTCGAACTGTTGCCTGAAGCCGCGCTCGCGGCGGGTCTCAAGCCGGGCAAGGATGGCAAGGCGCCGGCGCTGGATGCCGGCAAGCGCCGCGCCGCGCTCACCGACGAACTGGTCGACTTCGTGTTCGAGCGCCTGCGCGGCTATTACGCCGAGCAGGGCTTTACCGGCGAACAGTTCGAAGCCGTGCTCGCGGTGACGCCGGCGACGCTGGTCGATTTCGATCGTCGCCTGCGCGCGGTGGCCGAGTTCGGTCGCCGTCCGGAAGCACTGAGCCTGGCTGCCGCCAACAAGCGCGTGGCCAATATCCTGCGCAAGCAGGCGGAAGAAGCTGGCGCATCGCCGGTGGGCTCGGTGGTGGATCCCGCACACTTCGAGGCGGACGCCGAGCGGACCCTGGCTGCCGCGTTGGACAGTGCGCGTGCCGATACATCCGCGCCGCTGGAAACGGGCGACTACGCCGCCGTGCTGACGCGCCTCGCGCAACTGCAGGCGCCGGTCGACGCCTTCTTCGACAGCGTGCTGGTCAATGCGGAGAACCCCGCCGTGCGAGCCAACCGCCTGGCCTTGCTGGGTCAGCTGAAGGCGCAGTTCGGCGCGATCGCAGACATCGCCCGCCTGTAA
- a CDS encoding helix-turn-helix domain-containing protein, whose product MNMQKISPNEPSNTFADRIKVLIQRVGSVTEIARMCGFSEGVVRSWRDGNTDPSRARCVTLAKTLGISLVWLVAGEGSIQADAIASGEELPNAEASANRHRSKLRTAADTLHASGMAMDPQRLNTALRILQSELDLAESRLTLADNADMLADLYEILGPGGSDVDAGEMVAFNQRLHERVKRGRQAIA is encoded by the coding sequence ATGAACATGCAAAAAATTTCGCCCAACGAGCCCTCAAATACCTTCGCGGATCGCATCAAGGTGCTGATCCAGCGCGTGGGCAGCGTCACGGAGATCGCGCGTATGTGCGGCTTCTCCGAGGGCGTCGTGCGCAGCTGGCGCGACGGCAATACCGACCCTTCGCGCGCGCGCTGCGTCACGCTGGCCAAGACCCTTGGCATTTCGCTGGTGTGGCTGGTGGCCGGCGAAGGTTCGATCCAGGCGGATGCGATCGCCTCGGGCGAGGAGCTGCCGAATGCAGAGGCTTCGGCCAACCGGCATCGCTCCAAGTTGCGCACGGCGGCCGATACGCTGCATGCGAGCGGCATGGCGATGGATCCGCAGCGCCTCAACACCGCGCTGCGCATCCTGCAGTCGGAACTCGACCTGGCCGAGAGCCGCCTGACCCTGGCCGACAACGCCGACATGCTGGCCGACCTCTACGAGATCCTCGGCCCGGGCGGTTCGGATGTGGATGCCGGCGAAATGGTGGCCTTCAACCAGCGCCTCCATGAGCGCGTGAAGCGCGGTCGCCAGGCTATCGCCTGA